A window of Syntrophorhabdaceae bacterium genomic DNA:
CACATCAGGGACCACAGGTGCCGCGCCACGGTATGTAAGCCTCTCATCGAATACCGCGTCATCAAGGAAAAATGCACCGGATGTCAATCCTGTGTCCGGGTTTGCCCAACGGGGGCAATAACGGGCCCGAGGTCGGAGCCACACAACCTCGACGCGTCCAAGTGCATAAAGTGCCGTTCTTGCTATGAGGTCTGCCGTTACGAAGCTATCGCGGGCGACGCCATCGTGATCAGGACAGCGGAGAGTAAATCATGACAAGGGAGAAAAAGGTTACCATCACAATCGACAACAGGAAAGTAGAAGCAAAGGCAAATATGACCATCCTCCAGGCCGCGAGAGACAATAACATCGACATACCATCGCTGTGCGCCCTGGAGCACCTGCCATCCTACGGCGCATGCCGCCTGTGCGTTGTGGAGGTTGACGGCATAAGGGGTTTCCCGACATCGTGCACGACGCCCGTGGACGACGGCATGGTGATCCGCACCGACACCGCCGAGGTGAGGACGCTTCGGCAGGAGGTGCTCAAGCTTCTCTTGAGCGAGCATCCGGCGAGCTGCCTTTTCTGTGAGGAACAGACGGAGTGCAAGAATTACCAGGGAACGATCCGCAAGGTGGGTGTAACCACGGGCTGCCGGTACTGCCCCAACGACGAGCTTTGCGAGCTTCAGGATATAACGAAGAAGGTCGGCCTCACGGAAACATCCTACCCGGTGTACTACAGGAATTTTCCCGTCGAAAAGGAAGATCCTTTTTATGACAGGGACTACAATCTGTGCCTTCTGTGCGGCCGCTGCGTAAGGGTCTGCAACGATATCCGGCTCAACGGGACCTTGAGTTTCAAACAGCGCGGAAATATGACCACCATAGGGCCGGCGTTTGCGCGCACTCATCTCGAGGCGGGGTGCGAATTTTGTGGAGCCTGCGTGGCCGTGTGCCCCACGGGTGCATTGTCGGCAAAGGCGAGCAAGTGGTCGGGCAAGCCCGACGAGATCGTCGAGTCCACATGCCCCTATTGCCCGGTTGGATGCACACTTGATCTCAAGGTGAAAGGGGGAGAGGTTGTCGACGTCAGCGCCGACTATGATTCCCCGACGGAACATGGCCTTATCTGTGTGAAGGGCCGGTTCGCAATACCCGAATACGTTCTGAGCCCGGAAAGGCTCGCGAGACCGACGATACTCAAGCCGGAAGGCTACGACTTTCTTCCGTGGGAAGAGGCGCTTGACGAGGCCGCCGCGAAGCTCAAGGCGGCGGGGCCAAAGAACGCCTTCGTCATGGTGTCGCCGCAACTGTCCAACGAGGACCTTTACGTAGCGCAGCGATTCGCGAGGGAGGTCATCGGGACGGAGGCGATCCTTTCGCCGGTGATATTTGACCTCGGCAGCGACCTGAGATCTTTCATCGATCTCGCCATGATGTCGGAACCCATCGATACGGTGGCCTCCGCAGATGGCATCCTGACCATCGGTCTCGATACTACCTACGGTTTCACGCCCCTTGGCATCGCCGTGAAGAAAGCGGCCAGGAGCACAGCCTCTCTGGTAACGGTCAGCGGTTACGAGTGCAACCTTGACATGCTTTCCGAAGAGGCCTTTCGATCAGATGCGGCAAAATGGCCTGAGTTCATTGACGGCATAATGAAGTCGATGACAGGCAATGGAACGAGAAAAAAAACCGCGGCATCCCCTTTCAGGAAGGGTGGCCGCAACGTCGTCATCCTCGGGCCTGAGGCCATATTCTCGGCTAAACGCAAAGAGATATTCGAACGTGTTCTCACAATGAGGAACGATCTGGGATGGAAGGTGATCCTGTGCCATCCTTATACAAATCTCATGGGCATGCTTGCCATGGGGGCATTCCCCGGTCTGAAGCCGGGAGGACTAAGGCCCGACGCCCCGCTGAAGATCAAGGACCCGGCGGGTGCTGTCGATCTCAAGCAAGCCCGCAAGGTCGGCTATTTCATCGGTGAGGTCCCGTCGGCCGGAATGCCGAAATGTGAGTACATCATTTACCAGAATGCTCTCCCCGCACCTGCCGGGAAGGATCCAGGGCTTATGCTGCCCTCCGCTCTTTTTACGGAGGCGCCCGGGACGACGGTCAGTTTCGAAGGTAGGATCCTCTCTTTCAACAAGGCGTCGGCCCCCTCCGCCGAATCGAAGCCCGACTGGTGGATCATATCGGGTATAGCGGCGAGATTGAAAAAGGGAGCTTTGAAATACGGATCTCTGGCCGCCATCCAATCAGAGATCCGAAAGTCGATCCCCGGTTTTTCGGGCAAGGAAAAGAGGGTCCCGAGAAAAAAGGTGGTCATGGAAGGTAAGGCGGCAGCAAGGAGTCCCCTGGGACCGGGCCGTGACAAAGCCCCTTCGGCGGCGTTCCGCGGTGTGCCCCTTCACGATCATGTGGCCGGTATGAAGGCGATAGAAGAAAGGAGGCATAAGTGAATAAGGTCATAGAGCGGTCGATGATCGTTCCCAATATGCATTTGCTTGAGATAGAGGCCCCTCAGATCGCCTCCAAGGTGAAGCCCGGACAGTTTGTGATCGTCCGGGGAGATGACGAAGGGGAGCGCATCCCTCTTTCCATAGCCGACTATGATGTCGAAAAAGGGAGCATATCCATCGTTTTCATGGAGGTAGGCGCGTCGACCTCGGCGCTCGCCCGGCTCAAGGCAGGCGATGAGGTGGCGACCTGTGTCGGCCCGCTGGGGAACGCGACATCGATAGAGACATTCGGAAACGTCATGCTGGTGGGAGGATGCTACGGGATAGGAAGCCTTTACCCCGTGGCGAAGGAGTTGAAGGCGAAGGGGAACAAGATCACTGTGGTTCTGGAGGCAAGAAGCTCGTACCTGATCTACTGGTTGAACAAGTATGTCCCGCTGGCGGACAAGATATTCACCATAACCCGTGACGGGAGCCTGGGAACGAAAGGCCACATAAGCCGTCTGCCGGACGTAATACACGGCATGCCCGTCCGGCCCGACAGGATCATCGTCAACGGGTGCACCTATCTCATGGCGCATACGTCGGAGGTCACAAAAGACCTGGGGATCCCGATAGTGGTCAACTTAAACCCCATTATGATCGACGGCACGGGGATGTGCGGTGTCTGCCGAGTTACCGTTGGCGGACAAATGAAATTTGCCTGCGTGGATGGTCCCGAGTTTAACGGACACGACATTGACTGGAAGGAATTTCTCGCGCGCAGAAAGGCGTATACGACTGAAGAGACGCTCTTCTTCCGCAGGAGCGACGCCCCATCTGCGCATAACGAAGGGAAGTGTGCCTGGCATGAATGAAGAGAAAACGCAGGAAAAAACAAGCAAGATCGATCTCAATCGGAGAGACATGCCGAGGCAGTCACCCGAGATGAGACGGAACAACTTCAGCGAGGTAGCGCTGGGTTATACGCAGGAAATGGCGCTGGCTGAAGCCTCGCGCTGTCTCCAGTGCAAGAAGCCCAAGTGCCAGACAGGGTGCCCGGTGGAGATAGACATCCCCGGTTTCATATCCTGTATCAACAAAGGTGATTTTGCGGCGGGGATAAAAAAGCTCAAGGAAAAGAACTGCCTGCCTGCCGTATCCGGCAGGGTGTGTCCCCAGGAATCCCAGTGCGAGTCGAAATGCATACTGGGCAACAAAAAAGCCGAAATTGCCATCGGACGGCTTGAGCGGTTTCTCGCAGACTGGGAGGCGGCCCAGGGAAAAGTGGACCTGCCGGCCAGGGCGAAGTCCACGGGGAAAAAGATTGCCATTGTAGGTTCCGGCCCAGCGGGGCTTACCGTTGCAGGCGACCTCATCCTTCTCGGTCATGAAGTGACCATCTTCGAGGCGCTTCACAAGGCCGGGGGTGTTCTCGTCTACGGCATCCCGGAATTCCGTCTTCCCAAGGCCATCGTTCAGCGGGAAGTGGATTATCTGAAGGCCCTTGGGGTGAAGGTGTTCACCGATTTCGTTGTCGGGAAGACGCGTTCCATTGATGAGATCCTTGAGGAGTTCGATGCCGTGTTTGTGGGAACCGGCGCGGGGCTTCCCTGGTTCATGAACATCCCCGGGGAGAACCTCAACGGTGTCTATTCGGCGAACGAATACCTGACGCGTATGAACCTCATGAAGGGTTACCTGTATCCGAAATCCTCGACACCCGTCAAGAAGCATGTGAAGGTGGCGGTTGTCGGCGGAGGCAACGTGGCAATGGATTCCGCCCGGACGGCCCTGCGTATGGGCGCCGCGGAATCGCATATCGTTTACCGGCGCTCCCACGCTGAGTTGCCGGCGCGTGCCGAGGAGGCTGAAAACGCCGAGGAAGAAGGAGTGATCTTCGATCTGCTCACCCTGCCGCTCGCCTATATAGGAGACGAGAACGGTTGGGTCAAGGAGATTGAATGCATCAAGATGGAACTTGGCGAGCCCGATGCTTCGGGAAGGCGTACCCCCGTGGAGAAGAAGGGTTCCAATTTCCGGATGCAGACGGATGCGGTAGTGTGTGCCATCGGCAACAGCCCCAATCCCCTGGTACCGGCAACAACGCCGGGTCTTGACACGACGAAACGGGGAACACTGGTTGCAGACCCCGAGACAGGGAAAACAACCCGCGACCGGGTATGGGCAGGAGGCGACATAGTGACGGGGGCGGCAACGGTCATCCTTGCCATGGGGGCCGGTAGAAAGGCGGCCCGCGCCATCCACGAGTATCTGACGACAGGAAAACAGTGAGATAACGGTTTTGTGCCGAGTTATATGATTAGAACCGCTTGAACGTTATAGGACAAAGACCGTCATTTCGGTTTTAAGTCCCGTATCTTCAGCCGCGACATAGAGGGGGGGGACGAGCCTCTGGACGCAGGGGATACAGTTCAGAGGACGGACCAGGGGGGTTTTAAAAATACGCGCTGTCAACGCTCAAGCGGTTCGACCCAAAAAACGGCTTCAGGTTTCAGGGATTGATCGTGTTCTTGCTTTTTCACCTGAAACCTGAAGCCGTTTTTCATTATTTCCAGACATCCGGCAGTGTTCCCTCCTCGCGGTGGCGCTTGAGTTCCCGTTTCCAGTATTCCTTATCCCTCACGCTGAGGCCGGCAAGAGAGACCTTCCTTATCTTTCTGATATAGAGCGAATAATCCTGTGTGTCGAAGTGGACGACCCTGCCGAGATTCCCGCCCAGATCCGACGAGACTATCGTAATCCCGTCGTTGCGAAGAAATTCCTGAATGAATC
This region includes:
- a CDS encoding 2Fe-2S iron-sulfur cluster-binding protein; this translates as MTREKKVTITIDNRKVEAKANMTILQAARDNNIDIPSLCALEHLPSYGACRLCVVEVDGIRGFPTSCTTPVDDGMVIRTDTAEVRTLRQEVLKLLLSEHPASCLFCEEQTECKNYQGTIRKVGVTTGCRYCPNDELCELQDITKKVGLTETSYPVYYRNFPVEKEDPFYDRDYNLCLLCGRCVRVCNDIRLNGTLSFKQRGNMTTIGPAFARTHLEAGCEFCGACVAVCPTGALSAKASKWSGKPDEIVESTCPYCPVGCTLDLKVKGGEVVDVSADYDSPTEHGLICVKGRFAIPEYVLSPERLARPTILKPEGYDFLPWEEALDEAAAKLKAAGPKNAFVMVSPQLSNEDLYVAQRFAREVIGTEAILSPVIFDLGSDLRSFIDLAMMSEPIDTVASADGILTIGLDTTYGFTPLGIAVKKAARSTASLVTVSGYECNLDMLSEEAFRSDAAKWPEFIDGIMKSMTGNGTRKKTAASPFRKGGRNVVILGPEAIFSAKRKEIFERVLTMRNDLGWKVILCHPYTNLMGMLAMGAFPGLKPGGLRPDAPLKIKDPAGAVDLKQARKVGYFIGEVPSAGMPKCEYIIYQNALPAPAGKDPGLMLPSALFTEAPGTTVSFEGRILSFNKASAPSAESKPDWWIISGIAARLKKGALKYGSLAAIQSEIRKSIPGFSGKEKRVPRKKVVMEGKAAARSPLGPGRDKAPSAAFRGVPLHDHVAGMKAIEERRHK
- the gltA gene encoding NADPH-dependent glutamate synthase; this encodes MNEEKTQEKTSKIDLNRRDMPRQSPEMRRNNFSEVALGYTQEMALAEASRCLQCKKPKCQTGCPVEIDIPGFISCINKGDFAAGIKKLKEKNCLPAVSGRVCPQESQCESKCILGNKKAEIAIGRLERFLADWEAAQGKVDLPARAKSTGKKIAIVGSGPAGLTVAGDLILLGHEVTIFEALHKAGGVLVYGIPEFRLPKAIVQREVDYLKALGVKVFTDFVVGKTRSIDEILEEFDAVFVGTGAGLPWFMNIPGENLNGVYSANEYLTRMNLMKGYLYPKSSTPVKKHVKVAVVGGGNVAMDSARTALRMGAAESHIVYRRSHAELPARAEEAENAEEEGVIFDLLTLPLAYIGDENGWVKEIECIKMELGEPDASGRRTPVEKKGSNFRMQTDAVVCAIGNSPNPLVPATTPGLDTTKRGTLVADPETGKTTRDRVWAGGDIVTGAATVILAMGAGRKAARAIHEYLTTGKQ
- a CDS encoding sulfide/dihydroorotate dehydrogenase-like FAD/NAD-binding protein, whose protein sequence is MNKVIERSMIVPNMHLLEIEAPQIASKVKPGQFVIVRGDDEGERIPLSIADYDVEKGSISIVFMEVGASTSALARLKAGDEVATCVGPLGNATSIETFGNVMLVGGCYGIGSLYPVAKELKAKGNKITVVLEARSSYLIYWLNKYVPLADKIFTITRDGSLGTKGHISRLPDVIHGMPVRPDRIIVNGCTYLMAHTSEVTKDLGIPIVVNLNPIMIDGTGMCGVCRVTVGGQMKFACVDGPEFNGHDIDWKEFLARRKAYTTEETLFFRRSDAPSAHNEGKCAWHE